GTTCTCAGACACATTTGCAATTTCAGCAAATTTAGAACCACAAGAATTCGTTGCCGTATACATTTATAATTTCAGCCCTAAGGAATTGTTTTTAGATCCATACGAATCGAACAGGACTAGAGCAAATTGACATATCAGAACAGCTAGAAGGAACATGACTAGAGCAAATTGACACCAATGCCTAGTGTAAGCAGTTTGCACACCGGCTTCAAAAGGGAGGTATGCCTAGTGTAAGCAGTTTGCACAGTGATCCAACCTCATGTTCCTACTTCTAGTAGGCTGGTTAATTCTCGCATTGCCTAGTGTAAGCAGTTTGCACAGCAACAGACACCAATGCCATGACTCACAGAGAGACCAGCTCCGTCGAGTTGAAGAGCTCCGGCGGGATCTCGGTCAGATTCCAGAATCCAGTGATGTTCCTGCATGATCCAGAGCCCAGCCGTCAATCCACAAGCAAAGGCACCGGGAAAACCGAAAAGCCAGAGGCCTCGGGCGAGCGGGGAAGACAGGGAACGAACAGGTGCGTGATGCGGCACACGGGCCAGCGGTCGCAACTGCAGCCGACGGACGCATTCTGCGCGAAGGACTCGATCCAGTCCCGCGTCCTGCACGGGTGCCCCGGGTTCACCGTCGGGCCGCACCGGAGACCCCACTGCTGGAACAACGCGAGCAGGGTGGCCGCTGCGAGGGGAGGAGGGGACGGGAGAGATCTGTGAGTTAGGGGCCATTTCGATCCGTCAGGGCGTACCACCGCGGAATGGACGGTGAATTGGGGAAGGGGGGAAAGGGACTGACCCTAATGAGGTCGATGCGACGGGCGGCAGCGTGGAGTCCTCCTTGAGCACGAAGACGTGATCCTGGAGGCGGCTGCGCAGGTCCTTGGAGACGACGAGGTTGAGGCGGAGCGAGCGGTCGGGCACGGGGAGCAGGGGGCACACTTGGTCGGGCGCCGCACCCCGCCCACGACGCCAGCTAGTGGTGGTGCCCTGGACCGAATCCAGTGTGGCACCTCCAGCCCACGGCGGTGAGAGTGTGAGGGGGCGGCGGCGCGTCGAGATCCAGAGGGAGGGAGTGGGGTTGGgggcgcggcggcggtggatccAGAAGGAGGAGTTGTGTGCGGCGGCGGTGGAtccagagggagggagagggtgagAGCGCTAGGGTTCACTGTGCGGGGATAAAGATGAGTGTTGTGCGGTGGGGTTTTTTTTAGGGGTAGCTCGCGGTGGGTGGGTGAGACCGTGAGATGAGGGTCGTTGGATCCAGGAGGATCCGACGGTGATTTATCCATGATCCGTGTGAGAGGCCCATGGACCAATCAGAACACAGTATACATGTATTGATAttttgaccatttaaattggtcaaaATTGACTAAAAGTAAGATgctaaatcatgttagctattttattatgagctgaaaatttgaaaaaaaaaacttcTCATTGTGTCAGCAAATTTGACTATAGTTTTCCAGAATAATCATAAATTgaaataagacaaatattttttaAAGAGTTACG
The Triticum dicoccoides isolate Atlit2015 ecotype Zavitan chromosome 3A, WEW_v2.0, whole genome shotgun sequence genome window above contains:
- the LOC119273096 gene encoding uncharacterized protein LOC119273096 — protein: MAPNSQISPVPSSPRSGHPARVVPAVGSPVRPDGEPGAPVQDAGLDRVLRAECVRRLQLRPLARVPHHAPEHHWILESDRDPAGALQLDGAGLSGNSLAQMRSQSNTKSQFHMPLLRGDMQGLKRI